Genomic segment of Mycobacteriales bacterium:
GGGCTCGCGCGACCGGTCGTGGGGGGTGCGTCCGGTCGGCGAGCCCGAGGGCGGCAAGCCGACGATGGCGCCCAACGGCTTCTACTGGAACTACTTCGTCGTGCGCTTCGAGAAGAGCTCGCTGGTCTACATGTGCCAGGAAGACGGGCTCGGCCGGCGCACGATCGAGGAGGGCATCCGGCTGTTCGCCGACGGTCGGGTCGAGCACCTCGGTCGCCCGGAGCACGAGCTGCGCTTCGCGCCTGGCACCCGGATGGTCACCGGCGCCACGGTGCGCTTCCGCGGCGGGCTGGTGCTCGAGGGCGAGGCGGTGCGCCCGGTGCACCTCGCGCGCGGCACGGGCTACGGCTTCGACGCCGACTGGAAGCACGGGATGTACCACGGCGAGGAGCTCGTCGTGCAGCGCGTGGACTTCTCCCTCGACGACCCGGCGATGGTCCCGATCCCCGGCGCGATCGTCGACCACCTCGGTCGCTACACGACCAACGAGGGCGACGGCGAGGGCTGGGGCCTGCTCGAGGTCATGACGATGGGCCCGCACCCGCAGTACTTCACGGCGTGGGACGACGTTGCGACCTGACACCCGGTCCGACGCCCGGCCCGACGCCCGGCCTGACGCCCGGCCTGACGCCCGGCCCGACAAGGTCCAGCCGCCGCCGGAGCTGGTCGCGCCGGGGGTGTGGTGCGTGCCGACCGTCGTGCCCGACAACCCGATCGGCTGGACGCAGGCCTACGTGCTCGAGTCCGACGACGGCCCCTACCTCGTCGACACCGGCTGGAACGACGACCGCTCCTGGGCCGACCTGACCGCGGGCCTCGAGGCCTGCGGCACGAGCGCCTCCGAGGTGGCTGGCGTGCTCGTCACCCACCACCACCCGGACCACCTCGGGCTGATCGGCCGGGTCCGCGAGGCGAGTGGCTGCTGGGTCGGCATGCACGACGCCGACACCGACCTGGTCGCCCGCCACCGCGCCTACCTGCTCGACGACCCCGAGGTGATGTACGCCGAGACCGTCGAGCTGCTGCGGGCCGCCGACGCGGGGCCCTGCGACATCGACGAGATGATGGCTACGGCGAAAGCGCTGCGGATGCCCGTCCCCGTCCTGCCGGACCGGCCGCTCGACTCCGGGGTGCTCGACCTCGGTGGGCGGCGGGTCGAGCTGCTGCACACCCCCGGGCACACCCCCGGTCACCTGTGCATGCGCATCGACGGCCGGCTGCTGACCGGGGACCACCTGCTCAAGACCATCAGCTCCCACGTCGGGCTCTACGGCTTCGAGGCCTCCGACCGCGACCCGCTGGGCGACTTCTTCGCCTCGCTCACGCTGCTCACCGGCGACGAGCCGGTCGAGGTCCTCCCGGCCCACAGGGGTCGCTTCACCGGAGTCGACGCGCGGGTCGCCGAGCTGCTCGGCCACCACGCGGAGCGGCTCGAGGAGATCCGTGCGGCCCTCGCCGACGGCCCGGTCACGCCCTGGGTGCTGTGCCGGGCGATGACGTGGAACCGCCCCTGGGACGAGCTGCCCCGGATGATGCTGCGGGCCGCACTGGCCGAGACGATGGCCCACGTGCGGCACCTCGAGCGCCTGGGCGTCGTCGAGGTGGTCGCCGGCCTGCCGTCGACCGTTCGCCTCGCCACCGTCGCGGCCTGACCGACCCGCAGCCCCGGCGTACCCCTGGCTGTCGGCAGGACTGCGTGCACCTCGACAGCGCACCCCGTCGCGGCAGCGCGCTCCCACCCCGGCGAGGACCGAGGTGCACGCAGGTCCGCCGGCACGTCGCACGACGGCGCCGGCTCCCCCTCGGAGCCGGCGCCGTCGCGGTCTGGTCGGCTAGAGCCGCTCGATGATCGTGGCCGGGGCGAGCGAGCCGCCCGCGCACATCGTCACGAGGGCGAACTGCTTGCCGGTGCGCTCGAGCTCGTGCAGCGCGGTGACGATGAGTCGCGTGCCGGTGGAGCCGACGGGGTGGCCGATCGCCAGCGCGCCCCCGTTGACGTTGATCTTGTCCATCGGGATGTCGTGGACGCGCTGCCACGACAGGACGACCGATGCGAAGGCCTCGTTGCACTCGAACAGGTCGATGTCGGAGATCGACATGCCCGCCTTCTTCAGCACGGCGGCGGTGGCGTCGACCGGGCCGTCGAGGTGGAAGTAGGGGTCGCTGCCGACGTTGACGCGGGCGACGATGCGGGCGCGCGCCTTGAGGCCCTGCGCCTCGGCCTTGGCCCGGTCCATCCAGAGGATGGCGGCGGCGCCGTCGGAGAGCTGCGAGGAGGTGCCGGCGGTGTGGATGCCGTCGGGCAGGACGGGCTTGAGCTTGGCCAGGCCCTCCATGGTGGTGTCGCGCAGGCCACCGTCGCGGTCGACGATCTGCGTGCCGACCTTGTTGCCGTCGGCGTCGAAGACCGGCGCCTCCATCGCGAAGACCTCGCGGGCGAAGCGGCCCTCGTCCCAGGCCTGCTTGGCGAGGGCCTGCGACCGGACGCCGAGCTCCTCGATGTCGGTGCGCGAGATGCCGCGCTTCTTGGCGATCCGCTCGGCGGCCTCGAACTGGTTGGGCATGTCGAGGTCCCAGTCGTCGTCGTGCGACTTCCCGGGGCCGTTGAAGACGTTGGCGCCGAGCGGCACGCGGCTCATGGCCTCGACGCCGCACGCGATGCCGGTGTCGATCGCGCCGGAGAGGATGAGGCCCTCGATCATGTGGTTGGCCTGCATGGCCGAGCCGCACTGGCAGTCGACGGTCGTCGTGCCGGTGGACCACGGGAGGCCGGCGCCGAGCCAGGCGTTGCGGGTGACGGAGGAGCCCTGCTCGCCCGCCTGGGTCACGCACCCGCCGATGGCCTGCTCGACCTCGGCCGCGTCGATGCCCGCGCGCTTGATGACCTCGGTCTGCGCCGCGCCGAGGATCTTGGTGGCGTGCAGCCCGGCGAGCTGGCCGTTGCGCTTGCCGATGGGGGTGCGGGTCGCTTCGACGATGACCGGCTCGGGCATGCGGTTCTCCTTCTCGGGGGGCCGGCGCCGTCGCCTGCCCGCGACCCAAAAGTAGTACGTGTTCTAGTCAGGGCACAAGGCCTTGGCGGGCGCAAAACTAGAACAGGTTCTTGACAGCGACCCGATGGACTGGTGTGGTCTCCAGCACACGGCCGCAACGGTCGTGCCACCTGCTGGAGGTCCCTGCCGCATGACGGTGCTCGACTCCGGTCCTGACACGGCCGCCCTGCTGGAGCAGGCCCGTCGCCACCTCGGCGGCGAGCCGGGTCCGCTGCGCGTCGGCCGTGACCCGGTCAACCTGCCGATGGTCCACCACTGGTGCCAGGCGCTCGGAGACGACAACGCCGCCTACCTCGACGAGGCCTACGCCGCGGACACCCGCGGGCACCTGGTCGCGCCCCCCGGGATGCTGCAGACCTGGACGATGGACGCGCCGCGCGACCCCGAGGGCAGCGCCGCCAACGACGTCGTCATGCGGCTGCTCGACGAGGCCGGCTACACCAGCGTGGTCGCCGTCAACTACGAGCACGAGTACCACCGCGAGCTGCTCCACGGCGAGCTGGTCAGCGTCCGCTCGACCCCCGAGGACCTGTCGGAGGAGAAGAAGACCGCGTTGGGGCTCGGTGTCTTCACCACCGTCAAGCACGAGTACCTCGTCGGCGACGAGGTCGTCGGCATCGGCCGCATGCGCCTGCTGAAGTTCAAGCCTCCGGCCAAGGCGCCCGAGGTCGGGGTCCGCCCAGCCCCTGCGATCGGGCGCGACAACGCGTTCTTCTGGGAGGGCGTCGAGGCCGGCGAGCTGCGCATCGGCACCTGCCGCGCCTGCTCAACCCTGCACCACCCGCCGCAGCCGATCTGCCGGTCCTGCGGCTCGACCGACATGAGCTTCACCGTGTCGAGCGGCAAGGGTGTCGTCTACAGCCACGTCACCCACCACTATCCACCGCTGCCCGGCGTCGAGCGGCCCCACACCGTGCTGCTGGTCGAGCTCGAGGAGGGCGTCCGCCTCGTCAGCGAGTGGGCGGCTGGATCGCAGCCCGAGACCACCTACGTCGGACAGCCCGTGCAGGTGGCCTTCACCCCCGTCCCCGGCGGCGCGCTCCGCCCGACCTTCCGGCCGGCCTCATGACCACCACCGGAGTCGCCGTCGGCACGCAGCTGCCCGAGCTCGTCCTCGAGGCGAGCGTCCGCAACATCGTCGCGACCGCCATCGCGACCCGCGACTACCAGGACGTGCACCACGACGTCGCGACGGCGCAGGCCAAGGGCAGCAAGACGATCTTCACCAACATCCTGACCAGCAACGGCTACGTCCTGCGCTACGTCACCGATTTCTTCGGTCCGCAGACGGTCATCAAGACCTCAAAGCTCCGGCTCGGCGTGCCCAACTACGCTGGCGACACGATGACGATGCGCGGCGAGGTGGCCGCGGTCGACGGGCCACTCGTCACCGTGAAGGTCGTCGGGTCCAACTCCCTCGGTGACCACGTGATCGCCAGCGTCACCGCAGAGGTCGCCCAGTGAGCCGCTCCTTCGCCCGACAGACCGCCATCGTCGGCATCGGCGCCACGGAGTTCTCCAAGGACAGCGGGCGCTCCGAGCTGCAGCTCGCCGGTGAGGCCGTGCTCGCGGCGGTGGCCGACGCGGGCCTGTCCCCGCGCGACGTCGACGGGCTGACGACCTTCACGATGGAGACCAACTCCGAGATCGAGGTCGCGAAGACCGCCGGGCTCGGTGACCTCACCTTCTTCTCCAAGATCGGCTACGGCGGCGGCGCGGCCTGTGCCACCGTCCAGCAGGCGGCGATCGCGGTCGCGACCGGCGTCGCGGACACCGTCGTCTGCTACCGCGCCTTCAACGAGCGCAGCGGCCATCGCTTCGGCAGCGGCGCGGCGCGCAGCGAGCCGACCGCCGAGGGCATCGCGATGGGCTGGGTGTCGAGCTTCGGGCTGATGACCCCCGCGAGCTGGGTCGCGATGTTCGCCCAGCGCTACATGCACGAGTACGGCGCGACGTCGGCGGACTTCGGCGCCGTGGCCGTCGCGGACCGCAAGCACGCGGCGACCAACCCCAAGGCGTGGTTCTACGGCAAGCCGATCACGATCGAGGAGCACCAGGCCAGCCGCTGGATCGTCGACCCGCTGCACCTGCTCGACTGCTGCCAGGAGACCGACGGCGGTCAGGCCCTCGTCGTCACGACCCTCGAGCGCGCGCGTGACCTGCCTCAGGCTCCGGCCGTCATCGCCGGTGCGGCGCAGGGCTCGGCCCAGGGCCAGCAGTCGATGGTCAGCTACTACCGCGACGACATCGCCGGCCTCCCCGAGATGGGCCTCGTGGCGCAGCAGCTGTGGGCGCAGTCCGGCATCGGCCCCGACGACATCCAGACCGCCGTCGTCTACGACCACTTCACGCCCTTCGTGCTCCAGCAGCTCGAGGAGTTCGGCTTCTGCAAGCGCGGGGAGGCCAAGGACTTCATCGCCGGCGGGGCCATCGAGCTCGGCGGGCGACTGCCGGTCAACACCCACGGTGGCCAGCTCGGCGAGGCCTACCTGCACGGCATGAACGGCATCGCCGAGGCGGTCCGGCAGGTCCGCGGCACCGCCGTCAACCAGGTCCCGGACGTCGAGAACGTCCTCGTCACAGCAGGGACGGGCGTGCCGACCAGCGGCTGCGTCGTCTCCGTCGACCGGTAACAAGGAAGAGAGAGCCACGTGCGCACCGACCTGTCCGACTCGTTCGGCATCGACTTCGCGATGTTCGCCTTCAACTACCAGCCAGACGTCGTCATCGAGGTCTGCAAGGCCGGTGGCCTGGGCGTGCTCGGCGCGGTCCGCTTCACCCCCGCGGAGCTGCGGGAGGCCCTGACCTACATCGAGGCCAACATCGGCGGTCGGCCCTACGGCGTCGACGTCGTCATGCCGGCCAAGACCGAGTTCAAGGCGGGCGCCGACGTCGAGTCCATGCACACGCTGCTCGAGGGGATGATCCCCCAGGAGCACAAGGACTTCGTGGAGTCCGTGCTCGACAAGTTCGAGGTGCCCAAGCTGCCCGAGGGTGAGTCGGCGGGCCGCGACCTGCTGTCGTGGAACGACACCGAGGCCCGCGAGCAGGTGGCGATCTCCCTGGAGCGGCCCGACGTCAAGCTCATCGTCAACGCGCTCGGCCCGCCCCCCAAGGACGTCGTCGAGCAGGCCCACCAGGCCGGTGTCCGCGTCGCGGCGCTGACCGGCCGCAAGGACCACGCCCTCAAGCAGGTCGCCAACGACGTGGACATCATCGTCGCGCAGGGCACCGAGGCCGGTGGCCACAGCGGCGAGATCGCGACGATGGTGCTCGTGCCCGAGGTCGTCGAGGCAGTCGCCGGCCGCCCGGTGCTCGCGGCCGGCGGCATCGGCAGTGGCCGTCAGGTCGCCGCGGCGATGGCCCTCGGTGCGCAGGGCGTCTGGACCGGCTCGATGTGGCTCAACACCGTCGAGTGCGGCCAGCCCGAGGCGATGTACCGCAAGTTCCACGCCGCCGGCTCGCAGGACGCCGTACGCTCGCGCGCCTACACCGGCAAGCCCGCGCGCCAGCTGCGGACCGAGTGGACCGACGCGTGGGACGACCCGACCACCCCCGCGCCGCTCGGCATGCCGCTGCAGTTCATGCTGTGCGCCGAGGCGCAGGACCGCATCCGCCGGGCCGGCAAGGAGGAGCTCATGGGCACGCCGATCGGCCAGCTCGTCGGCTCCTTCAAGGAGGTGCGGACGGTGGCCGAGGTCATCGCGTCGGTGCTCGCCGACTACGAGACCTCCGTCGCCGCCCTGCCCCGGCTCAGCCCCGCCCGCGTCTGACCCGCTGACCGTCTGACAACCAGGAGAGACCATGACCGCCCCCGTGGACGGCAAGCCCCGCTGCCCGGTCGACATCGACCTCATCGACCCCGACACCTTCGCCGACGGCCTGCCGCTCGAGCAGTTCGCGACCATGCGCGAGCAGGCGCCGGTCTTCTGGCACGAGCAGGTCGGCAGCTGGGGTGACGGCTTCTGGGTCGTCACCCGCCACGCAGACGTGCAGGAGGTGTCGCGGCTGCCCGAGGTCTTCTCCTCGTGGGAGCGCGGGGCGCTGCTGCACACCGGCCCGGCGGAGGACGAGGAGACCGCGCTGCAGATGACGCGGATGCTCATGCTCAACATGGACCCGCCGGAGCACTCGCACTACCGCAACATCGTGCAGCGGGCGTTCACGCCCCGCACCATCCGCGCCCTCGAGGACCGCCTCGTGGAGTTCGCCCACGAGATCGTCGACCGGGCCATCGCGAAGGGCAGCGGCGACTTCGTCAAGGACGTCGCCGCCGAGCTCCCGCTGCTGGCGATCTGCGAGCTCATCGGCATCCCGGCGGAGGACCGCACGACGATCTTCGACCTGTCGAACCGCCTCATCGGCTTCGACGACCCGGAGTTCCGCAACTCCCCGGAGGACGCGCAGATCGCCTCGGCGGAGATGTACATGTACGCCGACGGCATCGCCGCGTCCCGCCGCGAGTGCCCGATGGACGACATCGCGACCAAGCTGCTGCAGGCCGACGTGGACGGGACGGCTCTCACCCAGGAGCAGTTCGACGTCTTCTTCCTGCTGCTGTCGGTCGCCGGCAACGAGACGACCCGCAACGCGATCAGCCACGGCATGCAGGCGTTCTTCGACAACCCCGACCAGTGGGAGCTGTTCAAGAAGGAGCGCCCGCTCGAGTCCGCGGTCGAGGAGATCATCCGCTGGGGCACGCCGGTCATCCAGTTCCAGCGCACCGCGCTGTCCGACTACGAGCTCGGCGGTCAGCAGATCAAGACCGGCGACCGCGTGGCCATCTACTACTCGGCGGCCAACCGTGACGAGACGGCCATCGACGCGCCGGACAGCTTCGACATCACCCGTGCGGACAACGAGCACGTCGCGTTCGGTGGCGGCGGGCCGCACTTCTGCCTGGGTGCCAACCTCGCCCGCGCCGAGGTCCGCATCATGTTCGACGTCATCGCCGACCGGATGCCCGACATCAAGCCGCTGGGTCCGCCGCGCACGCTGCGGTCGATGTTCATCAACGGCATCAAGGAGATCCCGGTCAGCTACACCGGCTGACCCCCACTCGCGGTCGCGCCCGCCCAGGTGGGCGGGCGCGGGCGGGAGCCTGCCCGGAGCCGCTCGCTCACGCGGTCCTGCTCCGTCGTACGAGCCTTGTCTGAAACAAGAACGCGTTCTAGTGTCGCCGCCACAGCGCGACGAGGAGGAGTGACCGATGGGTGATCTGGGCTTCTGGAACATCGCGGCACAGGACCCGGACCGGGTGGCGCTCGTGGAGCCCGACGGCACCGAGCACACGGCTGGCGAGCTGCTCGCGGCGACCAACCAGGTGGTCCACGGACTGCGGGCTGCAGGCCTGCAGCCGGGTGACGTCGTCTCGATGCTCGTCCCGAACTGCGTGGTCTTCGCCGAGGTGATGCTCGCCGTCCAGCAGGCCGGCTGGTACCTCGTGCCGATCAACTACCACCTGGTCGGTCCCGAGATCGCCTACATCGTCAACGACTCCGAGTC
This window contains:
- a CDS encoding MBL fold metallo-hydrolase, producing MPTVVPDNPIGWTQAYVLESDDGPYLVDTGWNDDRSWADLTAGLEACGTSASEVAGVLVTHHHPDHLGLIGRVREASGCWVGMHDADTDLVARHRAYLLDDPEVMYAETVELLRAADAGPCDIDEMMATAKALRMPVPVLPDRPLDSGVLDLGGRRVELLHTPGHTPGHLCMRIDGRLLTGDHLLKTISSHVGLYGFEASDRDPLGDFFASLTLLTGDEPVEVLPAHRGRFTGVDARVAELLGHHAERLEEIRAALADGPVTPWVLCRAMTWNRPWDELPRMMLRAALAETMAHVRHLERLGVVEVVAGLPSTVRLATVAA
- a CDS encoding steroid 3-ketoacyl-CoA thiolase; protein product: MPEPVIVEATRTPIGKRNGQLAGLHATKILGAAQTEVIKRAGIDAAEVEQAIGGCVTQAGEQGSSVTRNAWLGAGLPWSTGTTTVDCQCGSAMQANHMIEGLILSGAIDTGIACGVEAMSRVPLGANVFNGPGKSHDDDWDLDMPNQFEAAERIAKKRGISRTDIEELGVRSQALAKQAWDEGRFAREVFAMEAPVFDADGNKVGTQIVDRDGGLRDTTMEGLAKLKPVLPDGIHTAGTSSQLSDGAAAILWMDRAKAEAQGLKARARIVARVNVGSDPYFHLDGPVDATAAVLKKAGMSISDIDLFECNEAFASVVLSWQRVHDIPMDKINVNGGALAIGHPVGSTGTRLIVTALHELERTGKQFALVTMCAGGSLAPATIIERL
- a CDS encoding MaoC family dehydratase N-terminal domain-containing protein encodes the protein MTVLDSGPDTAALLEQARRHLGGEPGPLRVGRDPVNLPMVHHWCQALGDDNAAYLDEAYAADTRGHLVAPPGMLQTWTMDAPRDPEGSAANDVVMRLLDEAGYTSVVAVNYEHEYHRELLHGELVSVRSTPEDLSEEKKTALGLGVFTTVKHEYLVGDEVVGIGRMRLLKFKPPAKAPEVGVRPAPAIGRDNAFFWEGVEAGELRIGTCRACSTLHHPPQPICRSCGSTDMSFTVSSGKGVVYSHVTHHYPPLPGVERPHTVLLVELEEGVRLVSEWAAGSQPETTYVGQPVQVAFTPVPGGALRPTFRPAS
- a CDS encoding beta-hydroxyacyl-ACP dehydratase: MTTTGVAVGTQLPELVLEASVRNIVATAIATRDYQDVHHDVATAQAKGSKTIFTNILTSNGYVLRYVTDFFGPQTVIKTSKLRLGVPNYAGDTMTMRGEVAAVDGPLVTVKVVGSNSLGDHVIASVTAEVAQ
- a CDS encoding lipid-transfer protein, with the protein product MSRSFARQTAIVGIGATEFSKDSGRSELQLAGEAVLAAVADAGLSPRDVDGLTTFTMETNSEIEVAKTAGLGDLTFFSKIGYGGGAACATVQQAAIAVATGVADTVVCYRAFNERSGHRFGSGAARSEPTAEGIAMGWVSSFGLMTPASWVAMFAQRYMHEYGATSADFGAVAVADRKHAATNPKAWFYGKPITIEEHQASRWIVDPLHLLDCCQETDGGQALVVTTLERARDLPQAPAVIAGAAQGSAQGQQSMVSYYRDDIAGLPEMGLVAQQLWAQSGIGPDDIQTAVVYDHFTPFVLQQLEEFGFCKRGEAKDFIAGGAIELGGRLPVNTHGGQLGEAYLHGMNGIAEAVRQVRGTAVNQVPDVENVLVTAGTGVPTSGCVVSVDR
- a CDS encoding nitronate monooxygenase family protein; the protein is MRTDLSDSFGIDFAMFAFNYQPDVVIEVCKAGGLGVLGAVRFTPAELREALTYIEANIGGRPYGVDVVMPAKTEFKAGADVESMHTLLEGMIPQEHKDFVESVLDKFEVPKLPEGESAGRDLLSWNDTEAREQVAISLERPDVKLIVNALGPPPKDVVEQAHQAGVRVAALTGRKDHALKQVANDVDIIVAQGTEAGGHSGEIATMVLVPEVVEAVAGRPVLAAGGIGSGRQVAAAMALGAQGVWTGSMWLNTVECGQPEAMYRKFHAAGSQDAVRSRAYTGKPARQLRTEWTDAWDDPTTPAPLGMPLQFMLCAEAQDRIRRAGKEELMGTPIGQLVGSFKEVRTVAEVIASVLADYETSVAALPRLSPARV
- a CDS encoding cytochrome P450 → MTAPVDGKPRCPVDIDLIDPDTFADGLPLEQFATMREQAPVFWHEQVGSWGDGFWVVTRHADVQEVSRLPEVFSSWERGALLHTGPAEDEETALQMTRMLMLNMDPPEHSHYRNIVQRAFTPRTIRALEDRLVEFAHEIVDRAIAKGSGDFVKDVAAELPLLAICELIGIPAEDRTTIFDLSNRLIGFDDPEFRNSPEDAQIASAEMYMYADGIAASRRECPMDDIATKLLQADVDGTALTQEQFDVFFLLLSVAGNETTRNAISHGMQAFFDNPDQWELFKKERPLESAVEEIIRWGTPVIQFQRTALSDYELGGQQIKTGDRVAIYYSAANRDETAIDAPDSFDITRADNEHVAFGGGGPHFCLGANLARAEVRIMFDVIADRMPDIKPLGPPRTLRSMFINGIKEIPVSYTG